A portion of the Vespula vulgaris chromosome 24, iyVesVulg1.1, whole genome shotgun sequence genome contains these proteins:
- the LOC127072182 gene encoding armadillo repeat-containing protein 7 codes for MQKENKQIRIQPNLIKEKYLEYLMFSTKEKLIRRTGQSGIGRYDFLKLLINEFKTTSSKDAKEQVLANLVNFSYDPINYEYLRQLKVIDLFLHILSEDNSTFVRFAIGGICNLCLDPINKAYILRNQGISLVSSLLNSHDEGTILSSITTLMFLITPEFINDIVSPMVIKHMHDLSNSTNNRIKNLAIIFLSDYCQERNKKIDDKNDICSSDKSAK; via the exons AtgcaaaaggaaaataaacagATTAGAATTCAACCAAATTTgatcaaagaaaaa TACCTGGAGTATTTAATGTTTTCAAccaaagagaaattaatacgACGCACGGGACAAAGTGGCATAGGCcgatatgattttttaaaacttttaattaatgaatttaaaacGACTTCTTCTAAAG acGCGAAGGAGCAGGTGTTGGCAAATTTggttaatttttcttacgatcctattaattatgaatatttaaggCAGCTTAAagtaatcgatttatttcttcatattttatctGAAGATAATTCTACTTTTGTACGTTTTGCTATAGGAGGTATTTGTAATTTATGCTTAG ATCCAATAAATAAAGCATACATCTTACGCAATCAAGGCATTTCATTAGTATCATCATTACTTAACTCTCATGATGAAGGAACTATATTATCATCAATTACAACGTTAATGTTCCTAATAACACctgaatttataaatgatatagtTTCACCTATGGTTATTAAACATATGCATGATTTGTCTAATAGTACaaataatcgtataaaaaatttagctattatatttttaagcgATTATTGCCAAGaacgtaataagaaaattgatgataaaaatgatatatgtagCAGTGATAAATCTGCCAAATAG
- the LOC127072183 gene encoding follicle cell protein 3C-1, whose amino-acid sequence MYLEFIFIILCVSTVYTKNDINENNSNLIESSSEESVGCICGIFLSGQFKKGTKEQPTGNPALLHEQSELFPCTPLGNRQCINKCLEMIIKHLPNSSDLLCAAIDRDCLKERAYLFIQNCKNKWINTNLSGGRKYCCKDGISYKCPIG is encoded by the exons ATGTAtctagaatttatttttattattttatgtgtgTCAACtgtttatacaaaaaatgatatcaaTGAAAACAACAGTAATCTCATAGAGTCATCATCTGAAGAATCTGTTGGATGTATTTGTGGTATCTTTTTAAGTGGACAGTTTAAAAAAGGTACTAAAGAACAGCCTACAGGGAATCCAGCTCTTCTTCACGAACAGTCAGAATTGTTTCCTTGTACTCCTCTTGGGAACAGacaatgtattaataaatgtcTTGAGATG ATTATAAAACATCTTCCAAATAGCTCTGATTTACTTTGTGCTGCAATAGATCGTGAttgtttgaaagaaaga GCGTATCTTTTCAtacaaaattgtaaaaataaatggatCAATACAAATTTATCTGGTGGTAGAAAGTATTGTTGCAAAGATGGGATTTCTTACAAGTGTCCTATTGGTTag